The proteins below come from a single Methanothrix thermoacetophila PT genomic window:
- a CDS encoding IS5-like element ISMth3 family transposase, producing the protein MAYEDNRNWREYNEKLVRRGWFYLSTDFVNNWDEELLKMNKNKNGRPYRYPETFIQFCGLAYAFLHLPYRQLEGFIQALSGFVPGLLAADYSTLWQRITNLELNIPIPDNDLVVAVDSTGMKVTNRGDWMRESHGVERRGWIKVHIAVDVETRKPVTFEITDETVTDHEMVKPLLEDVKLEDSLMDGAYDKEGVFDFMKEKGVDMPGIKIRKNAIVKAGSSRAEPVLEFMKYGYHSWKIVHGYGRRWAAESVFSAIKRIFGETVRATSKEGMIREVRRMFTFYTIILSV; encoded by the coding sequence ATGGCCTATGAGGATAACCGCAATTGGCGCGAATACAATGAGAAATTGGTTAGGCGAGGATGGTTTTACCTTAGCACTGACTTTGTGAATAATTGGGATGAAGAGCTACTGAAGATGAATAAGAACAAGAATGGCAGACCCTATCGCTATCCTGAGACATTTATTCAATTTTGTGGTTTAGCATACGCCTTTCTTCATTTACCATACAGGCAGCTCGAAGGATTTATTCAGGCGCTAAGCGGATTTGTTCCTGGGCTGTTGGCTGCCGATTATTCGACATTATGGCAGAGGATTACGAATTTGGAGTTGAATATTCCAATACCTGATAACGATTTAGTGGTCGCAGTTGACTCAACAGGAATGAAGGTTACGAATAGAGGCGACTGGATGAGAGAAAGTCATGGTGTTGAACGCAGAGGCTGGATAAAAGTGCATATCGCCGTAGATGTTGAAACAAGGAAGCCCGTAACCTTCGAGATAACCGATGAGACCGTCACTGATCATGAGATGGTAAAACCGCTGCTGGAAGATGTTAAGCTTGAAGATTCACTGATGGATGGAGCTTATGATAAGGAGGGGGTATTCGATTTCATGAAAGAGAAGGGCGTAGATATGCCTGGAATCAAGATCAGGAAGAATGCTATCGTCAAAGCAGGCTCGTCCAGAGCCGAACCAGTTCTTGAGTTTATGAAGTATGGATACCACAGTTGGAAAATTGTGCATGGATATGGAAGAAGGTGGGCGGCTGAAAGTGTATTCTCAGCAATTAAGAGGATATTTGGCGAGACTGTGAGGGCCACTTCGAAGGAAGGCATGATTCGCGAAGTACGCAGGATGTTCACATTTTATACTATAATTTTAAGCGTATAA
- a CDS encoding ABC transporter substrate-binding protein, giving the protein MTVYILLVTLITVSYVCAEYPMTITDSAGREVTIQMPVERIIVLNSDAAEAVTVLGAADKIVGISDSVKNKAYYFPALKNKQSIGKWNEPDCEMIGEIARSGDEIVPNIIVISYTYPDRPYGALQVAEKLEAFKNITVVGLDFYKPENMTREVELLGKILEKEEAATRYVEWYETRKESVNRPVAEKSAPRVYVESGSKGGELSTYGAGSGTSQLLSIAKGDNIAKDLKGAYPKVGWEWVVSQNPDVIIKILSSAPEQGWDKPPSSDSTRLENTLNEILGRAGAASINAVKNDRVYIVNWEILFGLDDVVGLTYLAKILHPDVNLDPESVYREYLQFLGVDYPEDRIFVYPEV; this is encoded by the coding sequence TTGACAGTATATATACTTTTAGTAACACTTATCACAGTGTCTTACGTGTGTGCTGAATACCCGATGACGATCACCGACTCAGCAGGACGTGAGGTCACCATACAGATGCCTGTGGAGAGGATCATAGTTCTGAACTCGGATGCTGCAGAGGCTGTGACAGTCCTGGGAGCGGCAGATAAGATCGTGGGGATATCAGATAGCGTGAAGAATAAGGCATACTACTTCCCTGCTCTGAAAAACAAGCAGAGTATTGGGAAGTGGAACGAGCCAGACTGCGAGATGATCGGGGAGATAGCAAGGAGCGGTGATGAGATTGTTCCCAACATAATTGTGATAAGCTATACGTATCCCGATAGACCTTATGGTGCATTGCAGGTTGCTGAAAAGCTAGAGGCTTTTAAGAATATAACTGTCGTAGGTCTCGATTTTTATAAGCCAGAAAACATGACTCGAGAAGTTGAGCTTCTCGGAAAGATCTTGGAAAAAGAAGAAGCAGCTACGAGATACGTAGAATGGTACGAAACAAGGAAAGAGTCCGTGAATCGTCCTGTTGCCGAAAAGAGCGCCCCGAGGGTATATGTTGAGTCTGGCTCAAAGGGAGGAGAACTCTCGACCTACGGAGCTGGGTCCGGTACCTCACAGCTGTTATCAATAGCCAAAGGCGATAATATTGCTAAAGATTTAAAGGGAGCATATCCAAAAGTGGGATGGGAGTGGGTTGTCTCTCAAAATCCAGACGTCATTATAAAGATATTGTCAAGTGCTCCAGAACAGGGATGGGATAAACCACCATCTTCCGACTCTACAAGACTAGAGAACACTCTGAATGAGATACTTGGTAGAGCTGGTGCTGCGAGTATAAATGCTGTGAAGAATGACAGGGTCTACATTGTCAACTGGGAGATCCTGTTTGGCTTGGATGATGTTGTCGGCCTGACATATCTTGCGAAGATCCTGCATCCTGATGTGAATCTGGATCCGGAGAGCGTTTACAGGGAGTACCTCCAGTTCCTGGGCGTGGACTATCCTGAGGACAGGATATTCGTGTACCCTGAAGTGTAA
- a CDS encoding ABC transporter substrate-binding protein, with amino-acid sequence MRLTVLLLFMILVATPGAASSYTLKVFGNANMDDTIDESDIAYTRGIIDGKEKNTEFADANYDGKVDSRDIEQIQHIIQGDESILTLIDTANRTVTLEMPINRIVALTDDSAEALRILHSIDKVVGVSIETLENTAYLPEFSQMPNVGKWNEPDIEKILLLEPDLVISYKSATSKYLEPMLNGTGISIVALDLYRANDLPAEMKMLGYIVNRTAEADNYLEWFNRVTDTVDEKISEIPENKRTRVYLEGASDLKTYTKGRGADLVCTMAGGVNIASNLTGLYPDVESEWVIVQNPDVIVRFTQPSEIACGYATNDPSGFEAKRREILSRTGWGNITAVKEGRVYLLLYEFGASPGVPVAIAYMAKWFYPELFEDLDPQTVHKEYLELQGFDYDLKNHGVFVYPLHGGSR; translated from the coding sequence ATGAGGCTAACTGTTCTGTTACTATTTATGATCCTTGTTGCAACGCCAGGAGCTGCATCCAGCTACACGCTGAAGGTCTTTGGCAATGCCAACATGGATGACACAATTGATGAGTCCGATATTGCATATACTCGGGGAATTATTGACGGAAAAGAGAAAAACACCGAATTTGCCGATGCCAATTACGATGGCAAGGTGGATTCCAGGGATATAGAGCAGATACAACATATCATACAAGGTGATGAATCGATCTTAACTCTTATCGATACTGCTAACAGAACTGTGACTCTGGAGATGCCTATTAACAGGATCGTGGCTCTGACTGATGACTCTGCAGAGGCTCTTAGGATTTTACATTCTATAGATAAGGTAGTGGGTGTATCGATTGAGACGCTGGAGAACACAGCCTACCTTCCTGAGTTCAGTCAGATGCCTAATGTCGGAAAGTGGAACGAACCAGATATCGAGAAGATCCTTTTACTAGAACCAGATCTGGTTATAAGCTACAAGTCGGCTACGTCGAAGTATCTTGAACCAATGCTCAATGGTACAGGCATTTCCATTGTGGCGCTTGATCTCTACAGAGCCAATGATCTGCCAGCAGAGATGAAAATGCTCGGATATATAGTTAATAGAACGGCTGAGGCAGATAACTATCTAGAATGGTTTAATCGGGTTACAGATACGGTCGATGAGAAGATCTCAGAGATACCAGAGAATAAAAGAACACGTGTCTACCTAGAAGGTGCCTCTGATCTTAAGACATATACCAAGGGGAGAGGGGCTGATTTGGTCTGTACCATGGCCGGTGGTGTGAATATCGCTTCTAATCTAACAGGTCTTTACCCAGACGTGGAGTCTGAGTGGGTGATAGTACAAAATCCGGATGTTATTGTAAGATTTACACAACCCTCTGAGATCGCATGCGGCTATGCGACGAACGATCCTTCTGGATTTGAGGCTAAAAGGAGGGAGATACTGTCCAGAACTGGCTGGGGCAATATTACCGCTGTAAAAGAAGGGCGCGTCTACCTGCTGCTCTATGAGTTTGGAGCGAGCCCTGGAGTTCCTGTGGCAATTGCCTATATGGCAAAATGGTTCTATCCAGAGTTATTCGAAGATTTAGATCCACAAACTGTACATAAGGAATATCTAGAGCTTCAGGGATTCGATTACGACCTGAAGAATCATGGAGTTTTTGTTTATCCACTGCATGGAGGAAGTAGATAA
- a CDS encoding ABC transporter substrate-binding protein, which yields MKGAYFLLAFLAIGMILSVPPISAYDFTLEIFGNANMDDAINEEDVAYIQGILNNEDKVTEFADANYDGKIDSNDIDQIEAIIHNEEKELTLLDSAGRVATIKMPIKRIVAINRNGAETLRTLKASDRIIGISDSALNDKSYFPEFREDQSIGSAKTPDIEKILNLDPDLVIYYGTQWTTDYEIIRDTLNKTDPTISIIGLDCYKPDTYIEDVIKLGYIVGRVTEAYEFASWYEDKINTINNVVKQIPDDAKPRVYEGGRSDFYQTGGLGSQSHNVIVMAGGKNIFDDLSGEAITIDPESVVERNPEFIIWKISNIGGYTLDKNETVKFQEKLLCWITI from the coding sequence ATGAAAGGAGCATACTTTTTGTTGGCGTTCTTAGCTATCGGAATGATTCTATCAGTTCCGCCTATATCGGCATATGACTTCACGCTGGAGATATTTGGTAATGCTAACATGGACGATGCAATTAATGAGGAGGATGTGGCATATATCCAAGGAATACTCAACAACGAGGATAAAGTGACAGAGTTCGCTGATGCCAATTATGATGGAAAGATCGACTCCAATGACATCGATCAAATTGAGGCTATCATACACAATGAAGAGAAAGAGCTCACGTTACTTGATTCTGCTGGCAGAGTTGCAACAATTAAAATGCCTATTAAGAGAATTGTTGCGATAAATAGAAATGGTGCTGAAACATTAAGAACACTCAAAGCCTCAGATAGAATTATAGGAATTAGCGATTCTGCATTAAATGACAAATCATATTTCCCTGAATTTCGGGAAGACCAGAGCATTGGATCGGCAAAGACACCAGATATCGAGAAAATTTTGAACCTCGATCCCGATTTAGTAATTTATTATGGAACCCAATGGACTACAGATTACGAGATTATCAGAGACACTCTCAACAAAACGGATCCAACAATATCAATAATTGGTCTCGATTGTTACAAGCCAGATACCTATATAGAAGATGTTATCAAGCTGGGTTATATCGTTGGGCGCGTTACAGAGGCTTATGAATTCGCCAGCTGGTATGAAGATAAAATAAATACAATAAATAACGTAGTTAAACAAATTCCAGATGACGCAAAACCAAGAGTTTATGAAGGTGGACGAAGTGATTTCTATCAGACCGGTGGGTTAGGGTCTCAATCGCATAATGTAATTGTCATGGCGGGTGGGAAGAATATTTTTGACGATCTTTCTGGAGAGGCTATTACTATAGACCCAGAGTCTGTAGTGGAAAGGAACCCAGAGTTTATCATTTGGAAGATTAGCAATATTGGAGGCTACACACTAGATAAGAACGAGACCGTAAAATTTCAAGAGAAACTGCTGTGTTGGATAACTATTTAA